TTCTACAGCGTTTTGCAAATGACATACCCCTCATTAGGGCAGTAAAGCCAGACGGATCGTTCTACATGATGGTGTGTGTTGCTGAACTAGTGGAAAAACACATGGATGATATGATTGCTTTCTTGAAATCAGAAGAAAACCGTTGTCTCTATGATAAATTCCCTCAGGCTGCTAGGGATTGGGTACATGAGGGTCGCTCGGGTTCAAAAATTACGGTGCTGTATCTTCTTTGCAAAGCTGGTGTTCTGACTGGTCCTGGCATCGCTTTTGGAGAATCAGCCGAGAATTACCTAAGGATATCTTTCGGGCAGAGTTATCCATTGATTGAAGAAGCTCTCAACAGAATGGAACAGACCCTCTCAGAATGGAAATAATCAAAATCAAGAGGGTACCTATTTTAGACATCAAAGCACATCTTGGAAATCATGTGGTTTAAGTGACTCACTATTGCTTTCATCATCCTGTAAGAATGAGGGATGGAGCTGAGCTATCAACGATTACAATCCGTCCCGAAGAAACCGGGAAGTACCCTACAGTTCTAATGAGAACTCCTTACAATGCAAAAGGGTTTGTCAGCCTAGCAAAAGGCTTCTTGGATGAGATTCCTTACGCTTTTGTAATTCAAGATGTCCGCGGAAGGTATGATTCGCAAGGAGAGCGCTTCATTCCATTCAAAGAGAAGAACGACTCGCTTGACACCTTTTCTTGGATAAAGAAACAACCTTGGTCAAACGGACACGTGGTTGTCTTTGGACCATCTTACTTGGGCTATACTGCCTTACAGGTTCTAAATGATGAATGTGACTCAATAGATGCTGTGTTTGCCCCTATGACATTCACTGGCCCCAGTGAGGGTCTGGTATATCGCAGTGGAGTACTGCAACTGCATTGGGCCTTGCCTTGGGCGATAATGACTTCAACTAGGGTTCAAGCCTCTTTGAAGCTCATCAATGGTTCGTGGCCGGATGCGTTCAAAGGGCCCTTGAAGAACAAAGTAAAACAACTAGGCTGGCCACAGCACGTCTGGGATATGTTTCTATCTCCGCTCGATAATGAAACATGGAACGAAGCTCGTTTGGAGTTTAGCGAGCCTGTGAAATCAAGAATATGTCTCATTGGTGGATGGTATGATTTCATGCTTGGAGCCACTTTGAGAAGCTATGGAGATTTAGTTAATGCTGGTGGCGTGAAGCCAGATCTCATAATAGGAGGATGGAGTCATAACGGATACCTGCAGAGTCTTTCAGGCGTGGGGGACTTTGATTTGGGTGAGCAAGGCAAAGCACATGCAATAGAGGATTTCTCGAACCTTCTTAAACGAACAGAGACCGAGGCGGAACAGCTAATCCGAGTCTATGTTCTCCGATCCAATAAGTGGCTCGAACTTGATGAGTGGCCTCCAAGAAACATCGTCGAAGAGAAGCTCTATCTTGGTGGTGAATATGATTTGCTTCAGAACCCAACGAGTGAATCAGTGGACTTCAGCATTCCTGCGGATCCCAGAAATCCTGTACCCACAATAGGTGGGTCAGTCTGGGAATTTCCCCCTCACTTGGAACCTGGTCCAGCAGACCAATCGTCATTGAAGAATCGACCTGACATCCTTCGTTTTGTCTCTCCCCCATTTGATAGACCTAGAACAATACTCGGACCTATCAA
This is a stretch of genomic DNA from Candidatus Lokiarchaeota archaeon. It encodes these proteins:
- a CDS encoding CocE/NonD family hydrolase, whose product is MTHYCFHHPVRMRDGAELSTITIRPEETGKYPTVLMRTPYNAKGFVSLAKGFLDEIPYAFVIQDVRGRYDSQGERFIPFKEKNDSLDTFSWIKKQPWSNGHVVVFGPSYLGYTALQVLNDECDSIDAVFAPMTFTGPSEGLVYRSGVLQLHWALPWAIMTSTRVQASLKLINGSWPDAFKGPLKNKVKQLGWPQHVWDMFLSPLDNETWNEARLEFSEPVKSRICLIGGWYDFMLGATLRSYGDLVNAGGVKPDLIIGGWSHNGYLQSLSGVGDFDLGEQGKAHAIEDFSNLLKRTETEAEQLIRVYVLRSNKWLELDEWPPRNIVEEKLYLGGEYDLLQNPTSESVDFSIPADPRNPVPTIGGSVWEFPPHLEPGPADQSSLKNRPDILRFVSPPFDRPRTILGPINAELWVSTPSELSHFTSKLTLIDGDSERIIQDGIIPIKQIDETPTQVCVDLLATGMEIKKNEQIGFEISWSNFPKYALSEISKPTVQQVHVSHSMPSHISIPFLTE